The following proteins come from a genomic window of Solwaraspora sp. WMMA2065:
- a CDS encoding TatD family hydrolase, translating to MRIFDPHIHMTSRTTDDYRAMADAGVRALVEPAFWLGQPRTNVGSFVDYFDSLLGWEPFRASQFGIRHHATIALNPKEANDPRCAGVLDVLPRYLVKDGVVAVGEIGYDSMTPAEDEAFAAQLALARAHELPALVHTPHRDKARGTERTLAVVAESGIDAGRVVVDHLNEVTVGVVKESGCWMGFSIYPETKMSPPRMVEILKQYGPEQILVNSAADWGRSDPLLTRTTGEAMLAAGFSADDVDRVLWRNPVEFYGQSGRLDLSDVAATAPTFEGSSIMRGGG from the coding sequence ATGCGCATCTTCGACCCGCACATCCACATGACCTCACGGACCACCGACGACTACCGGGCGATGGCCGACGCCGGGGTCCGGGCCCTGGTCGAACCGGCGTTCTGGCTCGGCCAGCCGCGCACCAACGTCGGCTCGTTCGTCGACTACTTCGACTCACTGCTCGGCTGGGAGCCGTTCCGGGCCAGCCAGTTCGGCATCCGGCACCACGCCACGATCGCGCTGAACCCGAAGGAGGCCAACGACCCCCGCTGCGCCGGCGTGCTCGACGTACTGCCCCGCTACCTGGTCAAGGACGGGGTGGTGGCGGTCGGCGAGATCGGCTACGACTCGATGACCCCGGCCGAGGACGAGGCGTTCGCCGCCCAGCTGGCGCTGGCCCGCGCGCACGAGCTGCCGGCCCTGGTGCACACCCCGCACCGGGACAAGGCCCGGGGCACCGAACGGACCCTGGCGGTGGTCGCCGAGTCCGGCATCGACGCCGGCCGGGTGGTGGTCGACCACCTCAACGAGGTGACGGTCGGGGTGGTCAAGGAGTCCGGCTGCTGGATGGGCTTCTCCATCTACCCGGAAACCAAGATGTCGCCGCCGCGGATGGTGGAGATCCTCAAGCAGTACGGCCCGGAGCAAATCCTGGTCAACTCGGCCGCCGACTGGGGCCGGTCGGATCCGTTGCTGACCCGGACCACCGGCGAGGCGATGCTGGCCGCCGGATTCAGCGCCGACGACGTAGACCGGGTGCTGTGGCGCAATCCGGTGGAGTTCTACGGCCAGTCCGGCCGGCTCGACCTGAGCGACGTCGCCGCCACCGCACCGACCTTCGAAGGCAGCTCGATCATGCGGGGCGGTGGCTGA
- a CDS encoding sugar phosphate isomerase/epimerase family protein encodes MSTDQAGEPSPATSGPGPDAAAGLRFGYGTNGFANHRLGDALALLADLGYQGVALTLDHDHLDPYAAGLPRKVARVAEQLRELDLAVVVETGARYLLDPWHKHAPTLLHDTASRRIDFLRRAVAIGADLGAEAVSFWSGVRPAAVDDATAWDRLVAGCATVVEAADAADVTLGFEPEPGMLVADIADWRRLRDALGRPARFGITLDIGHCRCLEPVPVPQCVTDVAAHLVNVQIDDMRRGVHEHLEFGTGEIDFPPVLAALDAAGYRGLVAVELPRHSHAAPAVAARSIEFLRSAELHAHSGSARTASAGTGSARTAAEGGQP; translated from the coding sequence ATGAGCACCGACCAGGCTGGGGAGCCCTCACCGGCGACCAGCGGGCCCGGTCCGGACGCGGCAGCCGGACTGCGGTTCGGGTACGGCACCAACGGCTTCGCCAACCATCGGCTGGGCGACGCGCTGGCGCTGCTCGCCGACCTCGGCTACCAGGGTGTCGCGCTCACTCTCGACCACGACCACCTCGACCCGTACGCCGCCGGTCTGCCCCGCAAGGTGGCCCGGGTCGCCGAGCAGTTGCGGGAACTCGACCTCGCGGTCGTGGTCGAGACCGGCGCGCGGTACCTGCTCGACCCGTGGCACAAACACGCCCCGACCTTGCTGCACGACACCGCGTCCCGCCGGATCGACTTCCTGCGCCGGGCGGTCGCGATCGGCGCCGACCTGGGTGCGGAGGCGGTCTCCTTCTGGTCCGGGGTGCGCCCGGCCGCCGTCGACGACGCCACCGCCTGGGACCGGCTGGTCGCCGGCTGCGCGACGGTCGTCGAGGCAGCCGACGCCGCCGATGTCACCCTCGGCTTCGAACCCGAGCCCGGGATGCTGGTGGCCGACATCGCCGACTGGCGGCGGCTGCGCGACGCCCTGGGCCGTCCGGCCCGGTTCGGCATAACCCTCGACATCGGACACTGCCGGTGTCTGGAACCGGTGCCGGTGCCGCAGTGTGTCACTGACGTGGCCGCACACCTGGTCAACGTTCAGATCGACGACATGCGCCGGGGCGTGCACGAGCACCTCGAGTTCGGCACCGGGGAGATCGACTTCCCGCCGGTGCTGGCCGCCCTCGACGCCGCCGGTTACCGGGGTCTGGTCGCCGTCGAGCTGCCCCGGCATTCGCATGCCGCCCCGGCGGTCGCCGCCCGGTCCATCGAGTTCCTCCGGTCAGCCGAACTCCACGCTCACTCGGGATCGGCCCGTACGGCATCAGCCGGCACAGGATCGGCCCGTACCGCCGCTGAAGGAGGCCAGCCGTGA
- a CDS encoding EboA domain-containing protein, with the protein MNRPAQPDDEPADVAGRLADALSGVPDPDWLAQARNRIVTDRASLPMLFASAGRRCGRAELAAVPGWSADEAARVLLLVDLATVTTEAELAAAVADCYHHGDAAERRAVLKALPLLPVGDRAVPLLDDAIRTNDTRLLAAALGRYARHLDQQAWRQAVLKCVFTGVSLAAVHDLDARADAELLIMLAGLHDERVAAGRNLPDDALALLRRLRAVADTTTRQEG; encoded by the coding sequence GTGAACCGACCCGCCCAGCCCGACGACGAACCCGCCGACGTCGCCGGCCGACTCGCCGACGCGCTGTCCGGCGTACCCGATCCGGACTGGCTCGCGCAGGCGCGGAACCGGATCGTCACCGACCGGGCCAGCCTGCCGATGCTGTTCGCCAGCGCAGGCCGCCGCTGCGGCCGGGCCGAGCTGGCTGCCGTACCGGGATGGTCGGCCGACGAGGCCGCCCGGGTACTGCTCCTCGTCGACCTGGCCACCGTCACGACTGAAGCGGAGCTGGCCGCCGCGGTCGCCGACTGCTACCACCACGGTGACGCCGCCGAGCGTCGGGCGGTGCTCAAGGCGCTGCCGCTGCTGCCGGTCGGTGACCGGGCGGTGCCGCTGCTCGACGACGCGATCCGGACCAACGACACCCGGCTGCTGGCCGCCGCGCTCGGCCGCTACGCCCGCCACCTCGACCAGCAGGCGTGGCGTCAGGCGGTGCTCAAGTGCGTCTTCACCGGCGTGTCGCTGGCCGCGGTGCACGACCTCGACGCCCGCGCCGACGCCGAGTTGCTGATCATGCTCGCCGGACTGCACGACGAGCGGGTCGCCGCCGGCCGGAACCTGCCGGACGACGCGCTCGCCCTGCTGCGGCGGCTGCGCGCCGTGGCAGACACCACCACCCGACAGGAGGGGTGA
- the eboE gene encoding metabolite traffic protein EboE produces the protein MRLHDRRRRTVHLSYCTNVHPAEDLDGVLSQLGTYAVPVRDRLAADPLGLGLWLAAPAAAALDADPAARRRLRAALTERGLEVVTLNGFPYEAFQAPVVKHAVYHPDWADPRRLDYTLALARILADLLPDDVERGSISTLPLAWREPWDTERADACARMLDRLAAGLADVERDTGRTVRVGFEPEPGCVVETTAQAAEQLARVDTERLGVCVDLAHLACAWEEPVAAVGRLRSAGLPVVKVQVSAALEVSDPVRDRSAIAGYVEPRFLHQTRSGVAGAADDLDAALDAGLPGPWRVHYHVPLHAAPVAPLAATMPQLRAGLAAVVDGTDCDHFDVETYTWGVLPEGQRPTGPDQLAAGIAAELAQAREELVGLGLTACTRTATGSEAA, from the coding sequence ATGCGCCTGCACGACCGGCGGCGGCGCACCGTCCACCTCAGCTACTGCACCAACGTGCACCCGGCCGAGGACCTCGACGGAGTGCTCAGCCAGCTCGGCACGTACGCGGTGCCGGTCCGGGACCGGCTCGCCGCCGACCCGCTCGGCCTGGGTCTGTGGTTGGCCGCACCGGCTGCCGCTGCGCTGGACGCCGACCCGGCCGCCCGGCGCCGGCTACGGGCCGCACTCACCGAGCGCGGCTTGGAAGTGGTCACCCTCAACGGTTTCCCGTACGAGGCGTTTCAGGCGCCGGTGGTCAAGCACGCCGTGTACCACCCGGACTGGGCCGATCCGCGCCGGTTGGACTACACCCTGGCACTGGCCCGGATCCTGGCCGACCTGCTGCCCGACGACGTCGAGCGCGGCTCGATCTCCACGTTGCCGCTGGCCTGGCGGGAGCCGTGGGACACCGAGCGGGCCGATGCCTGCGCCCGGATGCTGGACCGGCTGGCCGCCGGCCTGGCCGACGTCGAACGGGACACCGGCCGTACCGTCCGGGTCGGCTTCGAACCTGAACCGGGCTGCGTCGTGGAGACCACCGCTCAGGCCGCCGAACAGCTGGCCCGGGTGGACACCGAACGGCTCGGCGTCTGCGTCGACCTGGCCCATCTCGCCTGTGCCTGGGAGGAGCCGGTCGCCGCGGTCGGTCGGCTGCGGTCCGCCGGGCTACCGGTGGTCAAGGTCCAGGTGTCGGCCGCGTTGGAGGTCTCCGATCCGGTCCGGGACCGGTCCGCGATCGCCGGGTACGTCGAACCACGGTTCCTGCACCAGACCCGGTCGGGTGTTGCCGGGGCGGCCGACGATCTCGATGCCGCACTCGACGCCGGGCTGCCCGGCCCGTGGCGGGTGCACTACCACGTGCCGCTGCACGCCGCGCCGGTCGCGCCACTGGCCGCAACGATGCCGCAGCTGCGAGCCGGTCTGGCCGCGGTCGTCGACGGCACCGACTGCGACCACTTCGACGTGGAGACCTACACCTGGGGGGTGCTGCCGGAAGGGCAACGTCCTACCGGGCCCGACCAGCTCGCCGCCGGAATCGCCGCCGAGCTGGCCCAGGCCCGCGAGGAACTGGTCGGGCTCGGCCTGACCGCCTGCACCCGTACCGCCACCGGATCGGAGGCCGCATGA
- a CDS encoding nucleotide pyrophosphatase/phosphodiesterase family protein has protein sequence MNPLLVLDVVGLTPRLLRHMPRLAAVADTGFQAELGTVLPAVTCSVQSTFLTGEPPSGHGIVGNGWYFRDLGEVFLWRQHNALVGGEKLWQAARRFRPDYTVANICWWYAMGADVNWTVTPRPIYHADGRKDPDCYTDPPQLHDELTGRLGTFPLFNYWGAGAGLVSSEWIAKATRQIMADHSPDLTLAYLPHLDYDLQRYGGGGPHAQRAAAELDAVLAPLLDAAAARGATVVALSEYGITDVSQPVHVNRLLRAEGLLRVYSQAGMEYLDPWTSRAFAVADHQIAHVYVRDPADVASVAKLCAGLPGVAQVLDADGKAAAGLDHPRSGELVLVAEPQAWFTYYYWRDDTAAPDFARLVEIHRKPGYDPAELLFDPANPGAAKARAAIALARKKIGLRYTMNVVGLDAGARAVRGSHGRLPDDPADGPVLLCSDPAPARDRFAATEVKSLLLELAGLDAGAPAPSPSPEVSR, from the coding sequence ATGAACCCGCTGCTCGTGCTCGACGTGGTCGGCCTGACCCCCCGGCTGCTGCGCCACATGCCCCGGCTGGCGGCGGTCGCCGACACCGGCTTCCAGGCCGAGCTCGGCACCGTGCTGCCGGCGGTCACCTGCTCGGTGCAGTCCACCTTCCTGACCGGCGAGCCGCCGTCCGGCCACGGTATCGTCGGCAACGGCTGGTACTTCCGCGACCTCGGCGAGGTGTTCCTCTGGCGGCAGCACAACGCCCTGGTCGGCGGGGAGAAACTGTGGCAGGCCGCGCGCCGGTTCCGCCCCGACTACACGGTGGCGAACATCTGCTGGTGGTACGCCATGGGTGCGGACGTCAACTGGACCGTCACCCCCCGGCCGATCTACCACGCCGACGGGCGCAAGGATCCGGACTGCTACACCGATCCGCCGCAGCTGCACGACGAGCTGACCGGCCGGCTCGGCACGTTTCCGCTGTTCAACTACTGGGGGGCGGGTGCCGGGCTGGTGTCGTCGGAGTGGATCGCGAAGGCGACCCGGCAGATCATGGCCGACCACTCGCCGGACCTGACCCTGGCGTACCTGCCGCATCTCGACTACGACCTGCAGCGCTATGGCGGCGGCGGGCCGCACGCGCAGCGGGCGGCCGCCGAACTCGACGCGGTGCTCGCCCCGCTGCTGGACGCGGCGGCGGCACGCGGCGCGACCGTGGTGGCGCTGTCCGAGTACGGCATCACCGATGTGTCACAGCCGGTGCACGTCAACCGGCTGCTGCGCGCCGAAGGGCTGCTGCGGGTCTACTCCCAGGCCGGGATGGAGTACCTGGATCCGTGGACGTCGCGGGCGTTCGCCGTCGCCGACCACCAGATCGCCCACGTGTACGTCCGGGATCCGGCCGATGTCGCGTCGGTGGCCAAGCTCTGTGCCGGCCTGCCGGGCGTGGCGCAGGTCCTCGACGCCGACGGGAAGGCTGCTGCCGGCCTGGACCATCCGCGCTCCGGTGAGCTGGTGCTGGTGGCCGAGCCGCAGGCCTGGTTCACCTACTACTACTGGCGCGACGACACAGCAGCGCCGGACTTCGCCCGGTTGGTGGAGATTCACCGCAAGCCCGGCTACGACCCGGCGGAGCTGCTGTTCGACCCGGCCAACCCGGGTGCAGCCAAGGCGCGGGCGGCGATCGCCCTGGCCCGCAAGAAGATCGGGCTGCGGTACACGATGAACGTGGTCGGGCTGGACGCCGGCGCGCGGGCGGTCCGTGGCTCACACGGCCGGCTGCCGGACGACCCCGCCGACGGCCCGGTACTGCTCTGCTCGGACCCGGCGCCGGCCCGGGACCGGTTCGCCGCCACCGAGGTCAAGTCGCTGCTGCTGGAGTTGGCCGGGCTCGACGCCGGTGCACCGGCACCGTCGCCGTCGCCCGAGGTGTCCCGGTGA
- a CDS encoding polyprenyl synthetase family protein: MTVAPARPGDGSGRDAPAGAGSGPDAPAGAGSVGWSLRERCDVELTAFLDRQDPHWPDGAPRGVYDTLRRFVLVGGKRLRPVFCYWGWRGAGGADCQEIVAAAAALEIFHAFALIHDDIMDGSDRRRGEPSVHRIFADLHTRSSWRGDSGRYGHNAALLCGDLCAAWADQMFHECGLDAEQIRRGYAVFAGMRTEVIAGQYLDLVSGVGDGSVASALTVIRMKAARYTVTRPLQIGAALAGAEPELLDAYAAFGDPLGDAFQLRDDVLGVFGDPAVTGKSVLDDLREGKSTVMMAQARNLADRSQAARLRELFGNPELDPTGADELRSIIVDTGALEAIEQMIRIRTQEAVTILVDASLTPETRTELTALAESVAERQS; encoded by the coding sequence GTGACCGTGGCGCCGGCCCGCCCCGGCGACGGTTCGGGTCGGGACGCCCCGGCCGGTGCCGGTTCGGGTCCGGACGCCCCGGCCGGTGCCGGTTCGGTGGGTTGGTCGCTGCGGGAGCGGTGCGACGTCGAACTGACGGCGTTCCTTGACCGGCAGGATCCGCACTGGCCGGACGGGGCACCGCGCGGGGTGTACGACACACTGCGTCGGTTCGTCCTGGTCGGCGGCAAGCGGCTGCGCCCGGTCTTCTGCTACTGGGGGTGGCGCGGCGCCGGGGGAGCGGACTGCCAGGAGATCGTCGCGGCCGCCGCCGCGCTGGAGATCTTCCACGCGTTCGCGCTGATTCACGACGACATCATGGACGGTAGCGACCGCCGCCGGGGTGAGCCGTCGGTGCACCGGATCTTCGCCGACCTGCACACTCGCTCGTCCTGGCGGGGCGACTCCGGCCGGTATGGTCACAACGCCGCGCTGCTCTGCGGGGACCTCTGCGCCGCCTGGGCGGACCAGATGTTCCACGAGTGCGGGCTCGACGCCGAGCAGATCCGGCGCGGCTACGCGGTCTTCGCCGGAATGCGGACCGAGGTGATCGCCGGGCAGTACCTGGATCTGGTGTCCGGCGTCGGCGATGGTTCGGTGGCCAGTGCGCTGACGGTAATCAGGATGAAAGCCGCCAGATACACAGTTACCCGACCATTGCAGATCGGTGCCGCCCTTGCCGGGGCCGAGCCGGAACTGCTGGACGCGTACGCTGCCTTCGGTGATCCACTGGGTGACGCGTTTCAGCTCCGCGACGACGTACTCGGGGTGTTCGGCGACCCGGCGGTCACCGGCAAGTCGGTGCTCGATGATCTGCGAGAGGGCAAGTCGACGGTGATGATGGCGCAGGCCCGCAACCTGGCGGACCGCAGCCAGGCAGCCCGGTTGCGAGAGCTGTTCGGCAATCCGGAGCTGGACCCGACCGGGGCCGACGAGCTGCGCAGCATCATCGTCGACACGGGAGCTCTCGAGGCGATCGAGCAGATGATCCGGATTCGTACCCAGGAAGCGGTGACCATTCTCGTCGATGCGTCGTTGACCCCCGAGACGCGCACGGAATTGACCGCCCTGGCTGAATCGGTGGCCGAGCGGCAGAGCTGA
- a CDS encoding inositol-3-phosphate synthase, whose product MRTGVWLIGARGSVAVTSIVGALAVRAGLADTTGCVTELPALRGPALPGFADLVFGGHDIAATPLVKKADALASAGVVPGLLVAALHTELTGLEPQLRPLPTGTTQAETAAAIATDLVAFRRRHDLDQVVVVNVSTTEPAPQPHPAHHDLAALAAALTEAPSGAPVLPPSALVAYAALGAGCGYVDFTPSVGARLPALDELARQRGAPYAGHDGKTGETLVKAVLAPMFALRNLQVRSWSGSNLLGGGDGANLAEPAANAAKAASKQRVLGEILGYQPQGHTRIEYVDDIGDFKTAWDLITFSGFLGTGMRMEFTWHGCDSALAAPLVLDLARLTAAAARAGRVGPLPELAFFFKDPIGSGPHALGDQWRTLVDFAADLHGRTGEPGGVA is encoded by the coding sequence ATGCGTACCGGAGTCTGGTTGATCGGGGCCCGTGGCTCGGTCGCGGTCACCAGCATCGTCGGCGCGCTGGCGGTGCGCGCCGGCCTGGCCGACACCACCGGCTGCGTCACCGAACTGCCGGCGCTGCGTGGCCCGGCCCTGCCCGGCTTCGCCGATCTCGTCTTCGGTGGCCACGACATCGCCGCGACGCCGCTGGTGAAGAAGGCCGACGCGTTGGCCAGCGCCGGCGTGGTCCCGGGGCTGCTGGTCGCCGCGTTGCACACCGAGCTGACCGGCCTGGAACCGCAGCTGCGTCCGCTCCCGACCGGGACCACCCAGGCCGAGACCGCAGCGGCGATCGCGACGGACCTGGTCGCCTTCCGCCGCCGGCACGACCTCGACCAGGTGGTGGTGGTCAACGTCTCGACCACCGAACCGGCGCCGCAGCCGCACCCGGCGCACCACGACCTCGCCGCCCTCGCAGCCGCGCTCACCGAGGCGCCCAGCGGCGCGCCGGTGCTGCCGCCGAGCGCGTTGGTGGCGTACGCCGCGCTCGGCGCCGGCTGCGGTTACGTCGACTTCACCCCGTCGGTGGGGGCCCGGTTGCCGGCCCTCGACGAGCTCGCCCGACAGCGGGGGGCACCGTACGCCGGGCACGACGGCAAGACCGGCGAGACCCTGGTGAAAGCGGTGCTGGCCCCCATGTTCGCGCTGCGTAACCTGCAGGTGCGCAGCTGGTCCGGCAGCAACCTGCTGGGTGGCGGCGACGGGGCCAACCTGGCCGAGCCGGCAGCCAACGCGGCCAAAGCGGCCAGCAAACAGCGGGTGCTCGGCGAGATTCTCGGCTACCAGCCGCAGGGGCACACCCGGATCGAGTACGTCGACGACATCGGCGACTTCAAGACCGCCTGGGATCTGATCACCTTCTCCGGATTCCTCGGCACCGGGATGCGGATGGAGTTCACCTGGCACGGGTGCGACTCGGCACTGGCCGCCCCGTTGGTGCTGGACCTGGCCCGGCTGACCGCTGCCGCCGCCCGCGCCGGACGCGTCGGACCCCTGCCGGAGCTGGCGTTCTTCTTCAAGGACCCGATCGGGTCGGGTCCGCACGCCCTCGGCGACCAGTGGCGAACCCTGGTCGACTTCGCCGCGGACCTGCACGGGCGGACCGGCGAGCCGGGCGGGGTCGCATGA
- a CDS encoding SCO3242 family prenyltransferase: MTPPRWSDLAELVRAPAALSVPGDVVAGAAAAGGLGPRTVGLAGASVCLYWAGMAANDWADRELDAVERPQRPIPSGRVTPGAALAVAAGLTTAGLALTAVTGGRRALAVGVPLTAAVWAYDLWAKNTPAGPAVMAACRGLDVLLGSAGTGRTRAALPAALAVAAHTYTVTELSRSEVSGADPRLPAATLAGTAAIALASAASATGRAVSVRAPAAGRASAARASVAGRATSARWWRAGVTAGLAGWYAARYGAAQAAVARDPRPEQVRAAVGAGIVGLPALQGALTARAAATGTGLATAVGLAVSVAAPLGRRLARRVSPT, encoded by the coding sequence ATGACGCCGCCCCGGTGGTCGGACCTGGCCGAGCTGGTCCGGGCACCGGCAGCGCTGTCCGTACCGGGTGACGTGGTGGCCGGGGCGGCGGCCGCCGGTGGGCTCGGCCCGCGGACCGTCGGGCTGGCCGGCGCATCGGTCTGCCTGTACTGGGCCGGGATGGCGGCCAACGACTGGGCCGACCGGGAGCTCGACGCGGTCGAGCGGCCGCAGCGGCCCATCCCGTCCGGCCGGGTCACCCCCGGTGCCGCGCTCGCCGTCGCCGCCGGGCTCACCACCGCCGGTCTGGCGCTCACCGCCGTCACCGGCGGCCGTCGAGCGCTCGCCGTCGGCGTGCCGCTGACCGCCGCCGTATGGGCGTACGACCTGTGGGCCAAGAACACCCCGGCCGGCCCGGCGGTGATGGCCGCCTGCCGAGGGCTCGACGTCCTGCTCGGCTCGGCCGGCACCGGCCGGACCCGGGCCGCGCTGCCCGCCGCGCTGGCCGTCGCCGCACACACCTACACCGTGACCGAGCTGTCCCGCAGTGAGGTCAGCGGTGCCGATCCCCGGCTGCCGGCGGCCACTCTGGCCGGGACCGCCGCCATCGCGCTGGCAAGCGCCGCGTCGGCGACCGGCCGGGCCGTGTCGGTCCGAGCGCCGGCGGCCGGCCGGGCTTCGGCGGCCCGCGCGTCGGTGGCCGGCCGGGCCACCTCCGCCCGCTGGTGGCGGGCCGGGGTCACCGCCGGACTCGCCGGCTGGTACGCCGCCCGATACGGCGCCGCGCAGGCCGCGGTCGCCCGCGACCCCCGGCCCGAGCAGGTACGTGCGGCGGTCGGCGCCGGCATCGTCGGTCTGCCCGCCCTGCAGGGCGCGCTCACGGCCCGGGCCGCGGCCACCGGAACCGGCCTGGCCACCGCCGTCGGACTTGCCGTCTCCGTCGCCGCGCCACTCGGCCGGCGGCTGGCCCGCAGGGTATCCCCGACATGA